In one Aromatoleum aromaticum EbN1 genomic region, the following are encoded:
- a CDS encoding acetone carboxylase subunit gamma, giving the protein MSTYTNEQVAHLVEGSLDWETTFRMLSMPKDNSRFEQYLKALQAKVSFPDKIVLPLGPHLYIVQSAKTKQWVTMCDCGHVFGDYRENWKLNAAIYVRDTEEAMTEVYPKLMAPDTQWQVYREYYCPTCGTMHDVEAPTPWYPVIHDFEPDIEAFYQEWVGLPVPERAA; this is encoded by the coding sequence ATGTCTACCTACACCAACGAACAGGTCGCCCACCTCGTCGAAGGCTCGCTCGACTGGGAAACCACCTTCCGCATGCTGTCGATGCCCAAGGACAACAGCCGCTTCGAGCAATACCTGAAGGCGCTGCAGGCCAAGGTCTCGTTCCCGGACAAGATCGTGCTGCCGCTCGGGCCGCATCTCTACATCGTGCAATCCGCCAAGACGAAGCAGTGGGTGACGATGTGCGACTGCGGTCACGTGTTCGGCGATTACCGCGAGAACTGGAAGCTGAACGCGGCGATCTACGTGCGCGACACCGAGGAGGCGATGACGGAGGTGTATCCCAAGCTGATGGCGCCGGATACTCAGTGGCAGGTGTACCGTGAGTACTACTGCCCGACCTGCGGGACGATGCACGACGTCGAGGCGCCGACGCCGTGGTATCCGGTGATCCACGACTTCGAGCCGGACATCGAGGCGTTCTACCAGGAATGGGTCGGCTTGCCAGTTCCCGAACGCGCAGCCTGA